One stretch of Tenrec ecaudatus isolate mTenEca1 chromosome 18, mTenEca1.hap1, whole genome shotgun sequence DNA includes these proteins:
- the SLC7A6OS gene encoding putative RNA polymerase II nuclear localization protein SLC7A6OS: protein MEAGRTAVLRVKRKRCEEPAGALVVACKRLRRATVEAAPQETPPEGLPREAENNVFQLVATVRTQEEPVQPFLRAPLRRPQGSHERIRRDLRASLRESRQEGRYRVVSCHRSSGTPLGCPEPQDASKNPEAASDAGFQLLDLVHEGEEPAAGAGSHQQADDPDVLLCNSTKLIRERLTISETGAGIGPRREEKDGDYVYDIYCLEMATPGWIENILSVQPYSQELELVSDEQHPEDVYDDEDDENSEGNWRNEYPEEESSGEEEDSGGSDEDDSLSEEGRGVCRPQTWRKYPLDVQKEFGYDSSLDSD, encoded by the exons ATGGAAGCCGGCAGGACGGCTGTGCTCCGGGTGAAGCGGAAGCGCTGTGAGGAACCCGCTGGGGCGCTTGTCGTCGCCTGTAAGCGGCTCCGGAGGGCCACAGTCGAAGCGGCGCCTCAGGAGACGCCTCCCGAGGGTCTGCCGAGAGAGGCGGAGAATAATGTCTTCCAGCTCGTGGCCACCGTGCGCACCCAG GAGGAGCCGGTCCAGCCGTTCTTGCGAGCCCCCCTGCGCCGGCCCCAAGGCAGCCACGAGCGCATCCGCCGCGATCTCCGCGCGTCGCTTCGGGAGAGCCGGCAAGAAGGCCGCTACCGGGTGGTCTCCTGCCACCGATCTTCAGGGACCCCCCTGGGTTGCCCAGAGCCCCAGGACGCGTCGAAGAACCCAGAAGCTGCCAGTGACGCGGGTTTCCAGCTCTTGGACCTCGTCCATGAGGGGGAAGAGCCAGCGGCCGGCGCCGGGTCTCACCAA CAGGCGGATGACCCAGATGTGCTCCTCTGTAACTCCACAAAGTTAATCCGTGAGCGGTTGACCATCTCTGAGACGGGAGCAGGCATTGGGCCCCGGAGGGAAGAGAAGGATGGCGACTACGTGTACGACATTTACTGCCTAGAGATGGCCACTCCAGGGTGGATTGAGAACATCCTCTCTGTGCAGCCCTACAGCCAGGAGTTGGAGCTG GTGAGTGATGAGCAGCACCCCGAGGACGTGTACGACGACGAGGACGACGAGAACAGTGAGGGCAATTGGCGCAATGAGTACCCGGAGGAGGAGAGCAGTGGTGAAGAGGAGGATTCAGGAG GCTCTGATGAAGATGACAGTCTCAGTGAGGAGGGACGAGGCGTCTGCAGGCCCCAGACCTGGAGAAAGTACCCTCTAGATGTGCAGAAGGAGTTCGGCTATGACAGCTCCCTGGACTCAGACTGA
- the PRMT7 gene encoding protein arginine N-methyltransferase 7 isoform X2 encodes MKVFCGRANPTTGSVEWLEEDAQYDYHQEIARSSYADMLHDKDRNIKYYQGIRAAVGRVKERGQKAIVLDIGTGTGLLSMMAVTAGADFCYAIEVFKPMADAAVKIVARNGFRDKIQIINKHSTEVTVGPEGDMPCRANILVTELFDTELIGEGALPSYEHAHRHLVQENCEAVPHRATVYAQLVESRKMWSWNKLFPIRVQTDFGERVIVPPAELERCPGAPSVYDIQLNQVSPTDFTALSKVLPMFSVDFSRPVSSSAACHSQQFHPLLSGHAQVVLSWWDIEMDPEGQIKCTMAPFWANSDPEGLQWRDHWMQCVYFLSRDEPVVQGSPLCLVAHHDDYCVWFSLRRPSPEKEGASFHQVRPICDCQAHLLWTRPRFGELNDQGRTDQYVQALRTVLKPDSVCVSVSDGSLLPVLARHLGAEQVFTIESSAASHRLMRKIFEANHLEEKITVIEKRPEWLTSADLGGRKVSLLLGEPFFTTSLLPWHNLYFWYVRAAMDQHLAPGAVVMPQGASLHAMVVEFRDLWRIRSPCGDCEGFDVHIMDDMIKRALDFRESREAEPHPLWEYPCRGLSEPQCILTFDFQQSVPQQPVQAVGSLKLRRPGRSHGAVLWMDYHLTPDSTVSTGLLRPIGDEGHCCWNPHCKQAVYFFSPILDPREPLGSLQTVTYSVEFLPHSGDITMDFRLSDDPGAVPSSAVVGNKVAEGL; translated from the exons ATGAAGGTCTTCTGTGGGCGGGCCAACCCGACCACgggttctgtggagtggctggaggaGGACGCGCAGTACGACTACCACCAGGAGATCGCCAG GTCATCGTATGCAGATATGCTGCACGACAAGGACAGA AATATAAAATATTACCAGGGTATCCGGGCTGCTGTGGGCAGGGTGAAGGAGAGGGGACAGAAGGCCATCGTTCTTGACATTGGCACCGGCACAGGACTCTTGTCGATGATGGCCGTCACAGCCGGTGCTGACTTCTGCTACGCCATCGAG GTTTTCAAGCCTATGGCTGATGCTGCTGTGAAGATTGTGGCGAGAAATGGCTTCCGTGATAAGATTCAGATTATCAACAAGCACTCTACTGAGGTCACGGTGGGGCCAG AGGGTGACATGCCGTGCCGCGCCAACATCCTGGTCACAGAGCTGTTCGACACGGAGCTGATCGGGGAAGGGGCCTTGCCCTCCTATGAGCACGCACATAGGCACCTCGTGCAG GAGAACTGTGAAGCAGTACCTCACCGAGCAACCGTCTATGCTCAGCTGGTGGAGTCCAGGAAGATGTGGTCGTGGAACAAGCTGTTTCCCATCCGTGTGCAGACCGACTTTGGGGAGCGGGTCATTGTGCCCCCCGCAGAGCTGGAGAGGTGCCCGGGCGCCCCCTCTGTCTATGACATTCAGCTGAACCAGGTGTCGCCTACAGACTTCACCGCCCTCAGCAAAGTGCTGCCCATGTTCAG CGTGGACTTCAGCCGGCCGGTCAGTAGCTCGGCAGCCTGTCATAGCCAGCAGTTTCACCCCCTGCTGTCTGGCCATGCCCAGGTGGTCCTCTCCTGGTGGGACATTGAGATGGACCCTGAGGGGCAGATCAAGTGCACCATGGCCCCCTTCTGGGCAAACTCGGATCCAGAGGGACTCCAG TGGCGGGACCACTGGATGCAGTGTGTGTACTTCCTGTCACGAGATGAGCCTGTGGTGCAGGGCTcgcccctctgcctggtggcccaCCATGATGACTACTGTGTGTGGTTCAGCCTGCGGAGGCCCAG CCCTGAAAAGGAGGGCGCCAGCTTCCACCAGGTGCGCCCCATCTGTGACTGCCAGGCTCACCTGCTCTGGACCCGGCCTCGGTTTGGGGAGCTCAACGATCAAGGCAGGACAGATCAGTACGTCCAGGCCCTCCGGACG GTACTGAAGCCAGACAGCGTCTGTGTCTCTGTCAGCGATGGCAGCCTGCTCCCTGTGCTGGCCCGGCACCTGGGGGCAGAGCAG GTGTTCACTATAGAAAGTTCAGCAGCGTCTCACCGGCTAATGAGGAAG ATCTTCGAGGCTAACCATCTGGAAGAGAAGATCACCGTCATAGAGAAGCGGCCTGAATGGCTAACGTCTGCAGACCTGGGGggcaggaag GTCTCCCTCCTGCTGGGTGAGCCCTTCTTCACCACCAGCCTGCTGCCCTGGCACAACCTCTACTTCTGGTACGTCCGGGCCGCCATGGACCAGCACCTGGCCCCGGGCGCAGTGGTGATGCCTCAGGGCGCCTCCCTGCATGCCATGGTCGTGGAGTTCAGG GACCTCTGGCGGATCCGGAGCCCCTGTGGGGACTGTGAAGGCTTCGATGTGCATATCATGGATGACATGATCAAG CGTGCCCTGGACTTCAGGGAGAGCCGGGAGGCTGAGCCCCACCCCCTCTGGGAGTACCCCTGCCGAGGCCTCTCGGAGCCCCAGTGCATCCTGACCTTTGACTTTCAGCAGTCAGTGCCCCAGCAGCCTGTCCAGGCTGTGGGCTCCCTCAAGCTGAGGCG gCCTGGCAGGAGCCACGGGGCAGTGCTGTGGATGGACTACCACCTGACTCCAGACAGCACAGTCAGCACTGGCCTCCTGAGGCCCATAGGAGACGAG GGACATTGTTGCTGGAACCCCCATTGCAAGCAGGCTGTGTACTTCTTCAGTCCCATCCTGGACCCCCGAGAACCTCTAGGCAGCCTACAGACCGTCACCTACTCTGTGGAGTTCCTGCCTCACAGTGGAGACATCACCATGGATTTCAGACTCTCGGATGACCCTGGCGCTGTGCCCTCATCCGCAGTTGTTGGGAATAAAGTGGCTGAGGGTCTTTGA
- the PRMT7 gene encoding protein arginine N-methyltransferase 7 isoform X1, whose protein sequence is MKVFCGRANPTTGSVEWLEEDAQYDYHQEIARSSYADMLHDKDRNIKYYQGIRAAVGRVKERGQKAIVLDIGTGTGLLSMMAVTAGADFCYAIEVFKPMADAAVKIVARNGFRDKIQIINKHSTEVTVGPEGDMPCRANILVTELFDTELIGEGALPSYEHAHRHLVQENCEAVPHRATVYAQLVESRKMWSWNKLFPIRVQTDFGERVIVPPAELERCPGAPSVYDIQLNQVSPTDFTALSKVLPMFSVDFSRPVSSSAACHSQQFHPLLSGHAQVVLSWWDIEMDPEGQIKCTMAPFWANSDPEGLQWRDHWMQCVYFLSRDEPVVQGSPLCLVAHHDDYCVWFSLRRPSPEKEGASFHQVRPICDCQAHLLWTRPRFGELNDQGRTDQYVQALRTVLKPDSVCVSVSDGSLLPVLARHLGAEQVFTIESSAASHRLMRKIFEANHLEEKITVIEKRPEWLTSADLGGRKVSLLLGEPFFTTSLLPWHNLYFWYVRAAMDQHLAPGAVVMPQGASLHAMVVEFRDLWRIRSPCGDCEGFDVHIMDDMIKGEQDVCRERCAAESVPRMLQVAPCRALDFRESREAEPHPLWEYPCRGLSEPQCILTFDFQQSVPQQPVQAVGSLKLRRPGRSHGAVLWMDYHLTPDSTVSTGLLRPIGDEGHCCWNPHCKQAVYFFSPILDPREPLGSLQTVTYSVEFLPHSGDITMDFRLSDDPGAVPSSAVVGNKVAEGL, encoded by the exons ATGAAGGTCTTCTGTGGGCGGGCCAACCCGACCACgggttctgtggagtggctggaggaGGACGCGCAGTACGACTACCACCAGGAGATCGCCAG GTCATCGTATGCAGATATGCTGCACGACAAGGACAGA AATATAAAATATTACCAGGGTATCCGGGCTGCTGTGGGCAGGGTGAAGGAGAGGGGACAGAAGGCCATCGTTCTTGACATTGGCACCGGCACAGGACTCTTGTCGATGATGGCCGTCACAGCCGGTGCTGACTTCTGCTACGCCATCGAG GTTTTCAAGCCTATGGCTGATGCTGCTGTGAAGATTGTGGCGAGAAATGGCTTCCGTGATAAGATTCAGATTATCAACAAGCACTCTACTGAGGTCACGGTGGGGCCAG AGGGTGACATGCCGTGCCGCGCCAACATCCTGGTCACAGAGCTGTTCGACACGGAGCTGATCGGGGAAGGGGCCTTGCCCTCCTATGAGCACGCACATAGGCACCTCGTGCAG GAGAACTGTGAAGCAGTACCTCACCGAGCAACCGTCTATGCTCAGCTGGTGGAGTCCAGGAAGATGTGGTCGTGGAACAAGCTGTTTCCCATCCGTGTGCAGACCGACTTTGGGGAGCGGGTCATTGTGCCCCCCGCAGAGCTGGAGAGGTGCCCGGGCGCCCCCTCTGTCTATGACATTCAGCTGAACCAGGTGTCGCCTACAGACTTCACCGCCCTCAGCAAAGTGCTGCCCATGTTCAG CGTGGACTTCAGCCGGCCGGTCAGTAGCTCGGCAGCCTGTCATAGCCAGCAGTTTCACCCCCTGCTGTCTGGCCATGCCCAGGTGGTCCTCTCCTGGTGGGACATTGAGATGGACCCTGAGGGGCAGATCAAGTGCACCATGGCCCCCTTCTGGGCAAACTCGGATCCAGAGGGACTCCAG TGGCGGGACCACTGGATGCAGTGTGTGTACTTCCTGTCACGAGATGAGCCTGTGGTGCAGGGCTcgcccctctgcctggtggcccaCCATGATGACTACTGTGTGTGGTTCAGCCTGCGGAGGCCCAG CCCTGAAAAGGAGGGCGCCAGCTTCCACCAGGTGCGCCCCATCTGTGACTGCCAGGCTCACCTGCTCTGGACCCGGCCTCGGTTTGGGGAGCTCAACGATCAAGGCAGGACAGATCAGTACGTCCAGGCCCTCCGGACG GTACTGAAGCCAGACAGCGTCTGTGTCTCTGTCAGCGATGGCAGCCTGCTCCCTGTGCTGGCCCGGCACCTGGGGGCAGAGCAG GTGTTCACTATAGAAAGTTCAGCAGCGTCTCACCGGCTAATGAGGAAG ATCTTCGAGGCTAACCATCTGGAAGAGAAGATCACCGTCATAGAGAAGCGGCCTGAATGGCTAACGTCTGCAGACCTGGGGggcaggaag GTCTCCCTCCTGCTGGGTGAGCCCTTCTTCACCACCAGCCTGCTGCCCTGGCACAACCTCTACTTCTGGTACGTCCGGGCCGCCATGGACCAGCACCTGGCCCCGGGCGCAGTGGTGATGCCTCAGGGCGCCTCCCTGCATGCCATGGTCGTGGAGTTCAGG GACCTCTGGCGGATCCGGAGCCCCTGTGGGGACTGTGAAGGCTTCGATGTGCATATCATGGATGACATGATCAAG GGAGAGCAAGACGTGTGCAGAGAAAGGTGTGCAGCAGAGTCGGTGCCCAGGATGCTGCAAGTGGCTCCCTGT CGTGCCCTGGACTTCAGGGAGAGCCGGGAGGCTGAGCCCCACCCCCTCTGGGAGTACCCCTGCCGAGGCCTCTCGGAGCCCCAGTGCATCCTGACCTTTGACTTTCAGCAGTCAGTGCCCCAGCAGCCTGTCCAGGCTGTGGGCTCCCTCAAGCTGAGGCG gCCTGGCAGGAGCCACGGGGCAGTGCTGTGGATGGACTACCACCTGACTCCAGACAGCACAGTCAGCACTGGCCTCCTGAGGCCCATAGGAGACGAG GGACATTGTTGCTGGAACCCCCATTGCAAGCAGGCTGTGTACTTCTTCAGTCCCATCCTGGACCCCCGAGAACCTCTAGGCAGCCTACAGACCGTCACCTACTCTGTGGAGTTCCTGCCTCACAGTGGAGACATCACCATGGATTTCAGACTCTCGGATGACCCTGGCGCTGTGCCCTCATCCGCAGTTGTTGGGAATAAAGTGGCTGAGGGTCTTTGA